A genomic window from Trueperaceae bacterium includes:
- a CDS encoding fumarylacetoacetate hydrolase family protein, whose protein sequence is MTFVTFDSGGEARLGVLDGERRRVVDVARAAAAVGEASAPTTMLALIDLGEAGIALTERLLAALDHLPADAVHALDDVRVLAPIPRPRKNVFAVGLNYVKHNAEFTRGADMPPAPIVFTKAPTSVVGPDDPVVLRPDLSTKVDYEGELGVVIGKAGADIPPERAEEHVFGYTIINDVTARDLQKRTSQWFLGKTLDTFCPMGPYLVHTSEVGWPVRLQVRTTINGEVRQDGSTADLYFDVPTLIATVSAGITLEPGDVIATGTPEGVGIGFDPPKFLADGDEMVIEIEKLGTLRNRVRSR, encoded by the coding sequence ATGACGTTCGTGACGTTCGATTCGGGAGGGGAAGCGCGATTGGGGGTCCTGGACGGCGAGCGACGACGCGTCGTCGACGTCGCTCGGGCCGCGGCCGCCGTGGGAGAGGCGTCCGCCCCGACGACCATGCTGGCCCTCATCGACCTCGGGGAGGCGGGGATCGCCCTCACCGAGCGCCTCCTCGCCGCCCTGGATCACCTCCCTGCCGACGCGGTGCACGCCCTCGACGACGTGCGCGTGCTCGCGCCGATCCCGCGCCCCCGCAAGAACGTGTTCGCGGTCGGCCTCAACTACGTCAAGCACAACGCGGAGTTCACGCGCGGGGCGGACATGCCCCCCGCCCCGATCGTCTTCACGAAGGCGCCGACGTCCGTCGTCGGCCCCGACGACCCCGTCGTCCTTCGGCCCGACCTGTCGACGAAGGTGGACTACGAGGGCGAACTCGGGGTCGTGATCGGCAAGGCCGGTGCGGACATCCCGCCCGAGCGGGCGGAGGAGCACGTCTTCGGCTACACGATCATCAACGACGTCACCGCCCGGGACCTGCAGAAGCGCACCAGCCAGTGGTTCCTCGGCAAGACCTTGGACACCTTCTGCCCCATGGGGCCGTACCTCGTCCACACGTCCGAGGTCGGCTGGCCGGTCCGCCTCCAGGTGCGCACCACCATCAACGGTGAGGTCCGCCAGGACGGGTCCACCGCCGACCTGTACTTCGACGTTCCCACGCTCATCGCGACGGTTTCGGCGGGCATCACGCTGGAGCCGGGGGACGTGATCGCGACCGGGACGCCCGAGGGGGTCGGCATCGGGTTCG